Proteins found in one Maridesulfovibrio sp. genomic segment:
- a CDS encoding ATPase P: MINLDIPGFAKLEIEHLVLDYNGTLALDGNLLPGVGKLILELSEDVKLHVLTADTLGQCEEELSGLPVTIHIISGSPEDKSKLDYIESLGPEKCACIGNGRNDMLMLKNAALGIIISGAECMSMKAARAADLVATDISSALGVFTHPVRLLTTLRN, translated from the coding sequence ATGATCAATCTTGATATACCCGGATTCGCCAAGCTTGAAATTGAACATCTGGTTCTGGACTATAACGGAACCCTCGCCCTTGACGGCAACCTGCTGCCCGGAGTGGGAAAATTGATTCTCGAATTATCCGAGGATGTGAAGCTCCACGTACTTACAGCAGATACGCTGGGTCAATGCGAAGAAGAGCTTTCCGGCCTGCCTGTGACCATACACATTATCAGCGGCAGCCCTGAAGATAAATCCAAACTAGATTACATCGAATCACTCGGGCCGGAAAAATGCGCCTGCATCGGTAATGGCCGCAACGACATGCTCATGCTTAAAAATGCAGCGCTGGGCATCATAATCTCAGGGGCTGAATGCATGTCCATGAAAGCCGCACGCGCAGCAGATCTGGTAGCGACAGACATTTCCAGTGCGCTTGGTGTTTTTACTCACCCTGTGCGTTTACTGACTACTTTGCGAAATTAA
- a CDS encoding N-acetylmuramoyl-L-alanine amidase: MRKFFIPNLIMALFLAGLLVSVVPASAFGASIKDDFTIAWKQFHALTKNKKKSQYRSEWVKVGKQFRSVFKRSPRGSYAPKSLYYLGRTYEELGNRSGIKKDFQTAVDYFGRMISNFPSHQWTDDSIYRRAEIRLRRLHEKDLAYSDYLTIVHRYAKSDMYSKARNRLDSMDRKGISGKKNKHRKPSGTIIPAKGASPKNDKNSSKRAKLLSVRYTSSESYTRVVLDLDEEARYRYQILNPNQSVNRPHRLYIDLENTILGNGVNKATQVADGILEDIRSAQRDPRTTRVVLDFNSMQDYKIFPLENPFRLVIDVQAPEEGKVVENKSPVHHSKRPKNTTQKYTPPANSKKMAGELLEQLGLTFKTIMLDAGHGGKDPGASANGIKEKDLNLRFTKILAAKLKKAGFKVMYTRSTDVFIPLEERTAMANIKKADMFISIHCNAHRSSRINGIETYTLNLARNRNAVRVAARENAVSAKRISDLQVILTDLMLNSKVKESKDLAQNIHSRSLKNIRRKWKVKDQGVREAPFYVLMGAKMPSVLIELGYLTNRIEAKRLKTDRYLSYIADGIVKGVLEYKKQIERYASL; the protein is encoded by the coding sequence ATGCGCAAATTTTTTATTCCAAACCTGATTATGGCCCTCTTCCTCGCAGGACTGCTTGTTTCTGTTGTTCCTGCCAGTGCCTTCGGTGCCAGTATCAAGGACGATTTCACCATCGCATGGAAGCAGTTCCATGCGCTTACCAAAAATAAAAAAAAGTCCCAGTACCGTTCGGAATGGGTGAAAGTCGGCAAACAATTCCGCAGTGTATTCAAAAGGTCTCCCCGAGGCTCATACGCGCCCAAATCCCTCTATTATCTGGGCCGAACATATGAGGAACTGGGCAACCGCAGCGGGATTAAGAAAGACTTCCAAACCGCTGTCGACTATTTCGGGCGCATGATTTCAAACTTTCCTTCCCACCAGTGGACGGACGACAGCATATACCGCAGAGCCGAAATACGACTGCGCCGACTGCATGAAAAAGATCTCGCATATTCCGATTACCTGACCATTGTGCACCGCTATGCCAAATCGGACATGTATTCCAAAGCCCGCAACAGGCTGGATTCCATGGACCGCAAAGGAATTTCCGGCAAAAAGAACAAACATAGAAAACCTTCGGGAACCATCATTCCCGCAAAAGGCGCTTCCCCAAAAAACGATAAGAATTCATCCAAGCGGGCCAAACTTCTTTCCGTTCGCTATACCAGCAGTGAAAGTTATACCCGTGTGGTCCTAGATCTGGACGAAGAAGCGCGCTACCGCTACCAGATACTGAACCCTAATCAGAGCGTAAACCGTCCGCACAGACTGTACATAGACCTTGAAAACACCATACTTGGAAACGGTGTAAATAAAGCAACTCAGGTCGCGGACGGCATTCTTGAGGACATCCGCTCAGCCCAGCGGGATCCTCGTACCACCCGTGTGGTGCTGGATTTCAACTCCATGCAGGATTACAAAATTTTTCCGCTGGAGAATCCCTTCAGACTGGTCATCGACGTTCAGGCACCTGAAGAAGGTAAAGTGGTCGAGAACAAAAGCCCTGTTCACCATTCCAAACGCCCAAAAAACACAACTCAAAAATATACCCCGCCGGCAAACAGTAAAAAAATGGCCGGGGAACTCCTTGAACAGCTGGGACTGACCTTCAAGACAATCATGCTCGATGCCGGTCACGGAGGAAAGGACCCCGGAGCTTCTGCCAACGGAATCAAGGAAAAAGACCTCAACCTGCGGTTTACCAAGATACTTGCAGCCAAATTGAAAAAAGCCGGCTTCAAGGTCATGTATACCCGTAGCACAGATGTATTCATCCCTCTTGAAGAACGTACCGCCATGGCTAACATCAAAAAGGCGGATATGTTTATATCCATTCATTGCAACGCACACCGCAGCTCAAGAATAAACGGTATTGAAACATATACCTTGAACCTTGCCCGCAACCGTAACGCAGTCCGCGTAGCAGCCCGGGAAAACGCGGTATCGGCCAAGAGAATCAGCGACCTGCAGGTCATCCTTACCGACCTGATGCTTAACTCCAAGGTGAAGGAAAGCAAGGATTTAGCCCAGAACATACACTCCCGTTCCCTGAAAAATATCCGCCGCAAATGGAAGGTAAAGGATCAGGGTGTGCGCGAAGCTCCGTTCTACGTGCTCATGGGCGCGAAAATGCCCTCGGTACTCATCGAGCTGGGATACCTGACTAACCGAATAGAAGCCAAACGACTTAAAACTGACCGCTATCTTTCTTACATTGCCGACGGCATTGTAAAAGGTGTATTGGAATATAAGAAACAGATCGAAAGGTATGCCAGCCTCTAG